aagagttagaCGAGTTTCCTTAATACTGTAACCAAAAatcgaaattacatccccacaaaatagcaaaaaaccgcacaatccacaaaaattggcctggacaaatttaaatgattccacagtattggagctcatttgatatgaaatttatgccaaaaatttaattaataatggtGGTAACATTAACTGTCGTCAGTTATGGTATACCCTCCGAGTCAGAAACCAAAAGCAtgaaattagatttatttttttagagcaaaaaaaaacccaacaaaccagttttatcaaaatcacTCTTCAATATTTGCAAGCTGTCtttcattttgatatatatgACACAACAGTGTAcaataaattataatcaaagtaaaAATGAGCTTATAGTGAAGACTGTGGAAATTGTTCATTTACTTGTGTATATAGGTAAGAAGAAAACTTGCGGCAGTATCACTCTGATCAAGGGCCGCCACAACATCCTGGTGGACACAGGAAGTCCGTGGGAAAAAGACCTTTTGTTGCAAGGTACTGTAAACCTTTTATATTTGGTGTGTATGATATTTGACgccaaaattagtttttgaacaagttggcatGGATTTGAATTggcgtattcctgaatgtgactataatttttatacatatatgcatggcatttgGTGATATACTTGATTTAATGGAAGCCGCATTTCACCAAAATTGGTAAATAGAATACACAACCAAATATAGTGTATGTTTTAcagtaaatgatttttataagaCCATGTACTTTGTGTAGTTAAATATCTGTTAAATTATGTAGAACGATGTTGGTTACTTTTCACTTTTGACATGTTACAGCCCTACAGGGGTGCAGGTTGACCCCCCTGGACATGGACTATGTGGTGTGTACCAGTGGTCATCCAGACAAAGTGGGGAACCTCAATCTCTTCACCAAGGCCAAACACATCGTCTCAGGAGTTCTCTGTTTCCAAGACAACTTTTTCCAGCATGCCTTTAAGCAGGTATACATGTGGAAGACCTACTGGTATTTTGAGTGTCAGTGGTTTTCTTTGatgatatacaaatatataaaaacatgaaTGGTTTCAGGAGAATGTTCAGAAGTATAGTCCgttcttgtttattttatacccataaaatattcttttttgatgATGTTAAATACTTTTAGTGGGATTTGGATCACCACACCATGGTTTTCTGGATCTGTATTTACTCTAAGAAAAAGATGATgtagtaattacatgtattggttTTTAATCCAGTTAAAAAATATCCTTTGAAATGTGTGTAGTTCATTTAGTGAAtcttttattattgattttttaaaatagcttgttattaattaatttagcTAATACATATAATGGAAGGGTATGTAACTAGACGAAGATTTTCAGATCatgttttattgattatataatatacagtaaatatgaaatgaaattattaataaagtttGTTCTAATTGTCTATAAGGGACATAACACATGATTCAATTCTTTCACAACTTTTCCCTGatggattttttgttttaccCCCAAACAATCAATAAATGTAGACAGTGATTCATACATGTTTCTAAACTCAAAATAAGCTTCAATTATATCTACTGGTAATGCAAGGGAAGCGACTGGCACCAATATGATAGTTGCACCAATACACCAAATTGTACACTGTTTGatattcattgtacatgtagtgttGTTGATGGTGCATCATTTTTGTGCTGGCTGGAGACACAGGCAAGGCTTTCAATGTTACAGTATAACTGTTATTGTTTTCTTGATATTTGAAACAAATCTAGTAAATAGTAATAGTCTAGATTATGTGCTCCCCCAATGCTCAAGTTACAGGCTAGAGTTCCAGTGTATACTCCTCCAACCcttttttgtaagcatgtatgcATGCTCCTGATTTTTGGTTGTATTGTGAGGTATTATCCATATGTAAGCGTTTCGTCATCTTGATctgcaaaggcaaaaaaaaaaagaattgttaaGAGGAGCCTATTTGTAAAGTGCTGTAAAgacagaaagaaaaaagaaatcgaTTTGATAGCACACAGCTAAGGGATGCATGCACACACCCACTTTTCCGCTTGCGAACCCAAGTGTATTGTTATATCCCCTATCCCATTTCAGTGCCCTCTTCCCAAACTGAAACTAAAAGAACTGAATTGAAGAGTACACTAGGGGAGGGATAAATATGTATGGTCAAGGACTTTTTAGACCTTTTTATGTTGTTTCTGCATGCTCAATACATGGGCATGCCAATAACTTTGAATGATTATGTGTAAAATTAACTTGGACTCCATAGCACAATTTTTCAAGCATGTAAGTTTCAAGTATGTTTAGGACATTTTAGTAATTTACATATTTGCACTTCTTCATTATAGCCAGTTTTCAAAGAATTCCAACTTAGTACTTAAAAATTCATAACGACATATCATGTATTGCTTTGTTATCACGATATATAATTTATGTGCTGATTTAAGCTTAGTGGGGCAGAGGTATAAAACAAGTTTCCTCTTaacttaaaattcaaatattcagTTTTCAATTGACACAGGGTATTCCTTATGAAATAGATGAAGATGTTGAGGTGGTTTCTACTCCGAGTCAGTCTGGATCTGATGTGTCAGTCATAGTAAAGAATACTCCACTAGGAACAGTGGCAGTGACAGGTTTGTATACTCCGAGTTGTCTGGATCTGATATGTCAGTCATAGTAACTAGGAACTATGGCAGTGGCAGGTCAGTACACTGGGAGTCAATCTGGATCTGACATATCAGTTATAGTAAAGAATAACTCTACAAGGAACTATGGCAAGGACAGGTTAGTATAATCTGAGTCAATCTGGATCTCCTTAAGGAACTGGAGTATTCTTGGCAGTGACAATTAAGTACACTGG
This is a stretch of genomic DNA from Crassostrea angulata isolate pt1a10 chromosome 4, ASM2561291v2, whole genome shotgun sequence. It encodes these proteins:
- the LOC128180314 gene encoding metallo-beta-lactamase domain-containing protein 1-like, with protein sequence MYEVSVLKEGYCQPTAGGKKKTCGSITLIKGRHNILVDTGSPWEKDLLLQALQGCRLTPLDMDYVVCTSGHPDKVGNLNLFTKAKHIVSGVLCFQDNFFQHAFKQGIPYEIDEDVEVVSTPSQSGSDVSVIVKNTPLGTVAVTGGLFECYEDLEDPSLWQDNSEDPESQEQGRIDMLQLANHIVPGHGKMFQVPENYKKHLRVVMYTEEHYEQTIGNTTTSSHQSEYVVFEKDD